One genomic window of Vibrio rhizosphaerae includes the following:
- the fliD gene encoding flagellar filament capping protein FliD, giving the protein MSLGPLGMNSGMDINSMVRKIVDSERVPKQQRIDNQRTQNNASISAYGRLRESLDTMKTLMTNFRQEKAFALRKVDTTNEHVVSATATTDAIAGRYAIDVLQLAQSHKVASDVFAEDEKFGPGKLHISLGNRSFTVDIQSHSHLKDVVNGINAAKGNPGVRASVINDIDGPRLIIASNQSGQENKIQIGVDAPKGSSLKKLEYKTLEQRVKDLEKARSQAQQLITPLTPEQQKIAGKVAEKLETAARAVDQSVADEIRQAAEKVQSSDAPTGELSDSAASAAADAAKKAQDYVRPEDRIPGWSETASGTLLDSYQEPQPELDQNAIDKSADVPGWSNTASGTLYDSYVTPKEAKAKLQDKLAQEEANIEAAVRSGQMTPEEAKAQERAKLSPEERAYIEKVEKVQSELQAAQDAFDAYQGMSEVQSAQDAKVMLDGVATLSSNNNVIENAIDGVNLTVKGKTKANQPPAEIDIEYDRDTVKDDIHKFVDAYNQFYQLSKELSNVDPQTGQAGPLAGDSVVRNADSRLKRVFSSQINQAPENLKTLTEFGITTTRQGTLEINEDMLTRQLNNNFNKLGEFFGGRDGFAKRIEDAIQGMTGVTGSLRTREKSMVEQNHRLDDDQQALDRRMTTLEQRTHDKFLAMQDATSKMQSQLSGMMNALGSSNG; this is encoded by the coding sequence ATGAGTCTGGGCCCGTTAGGGATGAATTCTGGCATGGATATTAATTCCATGGTTCGCAAAATTGTCGATTCGGAGCGTGTTCCCAAGCAGCAACGGATCGATAATCAGCGGACACAAAATAATGCCAGTATTAGTGCCTACGGTCGGCTCAGAGAGTCGTTGGACACGATGAAAACGCTGATGACGAATTTTCGTCAGGAAAAAGCGTTTGCATTGCGAAAAGTTGATACGACCAATGAACATGTCGTTTCAGCAACCGCGACTACCGATGCCATAGCAGGAAGATACGCTATCGATGTGTTGCAGCTTGCCCAAAGTCATAAAGTCGCATCTGACGTTTTTGCGGAAGATGAGAAATTTGGGCCGGGTAAGCTGCATATTTCACTCGGTAACCGTAGTTTTACCGTGGATATTCAATCGCATTCGCACCTGAAAGATGTCGTGAACGGCATTAATGCTGCGAAGGGAAATCCAGGGGTTCGGGCCTCGGTTATTAATGATATCGACGGGCCTCGTCTCATTATCGCTTCAAACCAATCCGGTCAGGAGAATAAAATCCAGATAGGGGTTGATGCACCGAAGGGAAGCAGTTTAAAAAAACTGGAATATAAAACGCTGGAGCAACGGGTTAAGGATTTAGAAAAAGCACGTTCTCAGGCACAACAACTCATCACACCTCTCACGCCAGAACAACAAAAAATCGCCGGGAAAGTTGCCGAAAAATTAGAAACGGCCGCCAGAGCGGTCGATCAGTCTGTTGCCGATGAGATTCGTCAAGCGGCTGAAAAAGTACAATCGAGTGATGCTCCAACGGGCGAGCTCTCTGATTCTGCTGCCAGTGCCGCCGCTGATGCGGCGAAAAAAGCCCAAGATTATGTGCGTCCTGAAGACCGGATCCCCGGCTGGTCAGAGACCGCGTCCGGGACATTGTTAGACTCTTATCAGGAGCCACAACCGGAGCTGGATCAAAATGCCATCGATAAGTCAGCAGATGTCCCCGGATGGTCAAATACTGCATCGGGAACATTATATGACTCCTATGTCACACCAAAAGAAGCCAAAGCGAAACTACAAGACAAGTTAGCGCAGGAAGAAGCTAATATTGAAGCTGCGGTTCGCTCCGGTCAAATGACCCCTGAGGAAGCAAAAGCACAAGAACGTGCGAAGTTATCACCTGAAGAGCGGGCTTATATTGAAAAAGTGGAAAAAGTTCAGTCTGAACTGCAAGCCGCTCAGGATGCGTTCGACGCTTATCAGGGAATGTCAGAAGTTCAATCTGCACAGGATGCGAAAGTCATGCTGGATGGGGTTGCGACCCTTTCAAGTAATAATAACGTGATTGAAAATGCGATTGATGGTGTTAATTTAACGGTCAAAGGCAAAACCAAAGCTAATCAGCCGCCGGCAGAAATTGATATTGAGTATGACAGGGATACGGTTAAAGATGATATCCACAAGTTCGTCGACGCATACAATCAGTTCTATCAGCTGTCGAAAGAGCTATCAAATGTTGATCCTCAAACCGGACAGGCGGGACCGTTGGCAGGAGATAGTGTGGTTCGGAATGCCGATTCGCGGCTAAAGCGGGTTTTTTCTTCTCAGATTAATCAGGCGCCTGAAAATTTAAAAACACTCACGGAGTTTGGCATTACAACGACTCGGCAGGGGACGTTGGAAATCAACGAAGATATGCTGACCCGGCAACTGAACAACAATTTTAATAAACTGGGTGAGTTTTTTGGTGGCCGGGATGGTTTTGCCAAAAGAATTGAAGATGCAATTCAGGGAATGACGGGGGTTACCGGTTCTCTGCGTACTCGAGAAAAGAGTATGGTTGAACAGAATCATCGCTTGGATGATGATCAACAGGCATTAGATCGCCGCATGACGACATTGGAACAGCGTACCCATGATAAGTTTCTGGCGATGCAGGATGCCACAAGTAAAATGCAAAGCCAGCTGTCAGGAATGATGAATGCATTAGGTTCGTCAAATGGATAA
- the flaG gene encoding flagellar protein FlaG: MEVSSYTSNIQPYGSQNGTKIASESDSNSARSVSVNKDAERMDKLAEEMKERQADSAQTVEKLSKERKRINEEQRAKVMEQMHEFVSSLNKGLAFRVDEESGRDVVTIYEADTGDVIRQIPEEEILVVLRRLARDQDHRSGLLMTKV, encoded by the coding sequence ATGGAAGTTTCGTCCTACACATCGAACATCCAGCCTTACGGCTCACAAAATGGCACTAAAATTGCTTCAGAAAGTGACAGTAATAGTGCAAGAAGTGTTTCTGTGAATAAAGACGCAGAACGAATGGATAAACTTGCCGAAGAGATGAAAGAGCGGCAAGCGGATTCCGCTCAGACAGTGGAAAAACTGTCAAAAGAGCGGAAACGGATTAATGAAGAACAACGAGCCAAGGTGATGGAGCAAATGCATGAATTTGTTTCTTCACTCAATAAAGGGTTGGCGTTCCGAGTTGATGAAGAGTCCGGACGTGATGTAGTAACGATTTACGAAGCCGATACCGGTGATGTAATTCGTCAAATTCCGGAAGAAGAGATACTTGTTGTCTTGCGACGCTTGGCCAGAGATCAAGATCATCGATCTGGTCTTTTGATGACCAAAGTGTAA